A single genomic interval of Chloracidobacterium validum harbors:
- a CDS encoding alpha/beta hydrolase family protein yields the protein MRLHDLTWGFAVGTLLLSGPWLAFAQTAASATQTPRRLDKNTFMDMESVTNPAISPDGRRIVFTRTFVDKMADRYRSVLWMVESDGSRVRELTGQTYSARQPVWSPDGKRIAFIAERDGSAQIHVLTPETGDLVQLTHLEREPADLTWSPDGTQLAFSMLVPDTDSPLPIKLPEAPKGAQWAKPAVVIDRMTWAVDGQGQIPKTKRQIFTVDARLGGTPGQITDGKYSYDDPEWSPDGKQVYVSSIRRDDWEFARGDSEIYAITLATREIRPLTDRRGRDAQPKVSPDGKRIAYVGYDYQKLTYHVSNLYLMNADGSQAKAWAANLTGSPTGVTWARDGSGVYFTVEERGTVQLYFAPVGGQARRVTDGTHVLSAFSLAATGQVAAIRSSFTEPGTLVTFNVAKPNDLRRLVDVNADVLDGVTLGQAEELRFKSADGLDIQGWLIKPADFDPAKTYPMVLWIHGGPWSMYSVAFNWAFQNFAAEGYAVLYTNPRGSTGYGQDFVNGIQYAYPGKDYDDLMAGVDAALAKGFIDERNLFVCGGSGGGVLTAWIVGHTNRFAAAVSMRPVVNWHSFVGTTDGPVTWYDQFRKHPWEDPQEFAVRSPLSYVANVTTPTMLLTGEADLRTPIGQTEEYYRALKMLGKPTLLVRVPDEFHGFRRPSHQLAQQLYLQAWFGKHRR from the coding sequence ATGCGCCTACATGACCTGACTTGGGGATTCGCCGTCGGTACCTTGTTACTGAGCGGGCCGTGGCTCGCGTTTGCCCAGACGGCGGCAAGCGCCACCCAGACACCGCGCCGGCTCGACAAAAACACGTTCATGGATATGGAGTCCGTCACCAACCCGGCCATCTCGCCCGATGGGCGGCGTATCGTGTTCACCCGCACGTTCGTGGACAAGATGGCCGACCGCTACCGTTCGGTGCTCTGGATGGTGGAAAGCGACGGGTCACGGGTTCGTGAGCTGACGGGGCAAACCTACAGCGCCCGCCAGCCCGTCTGGTCACCCGATGGCAAGCGAATTGCCTTTATTGCCGAACGCGATGGCAGTGCCCAGATTCACGTTCTAACGCCTGAAACTGGCGATCTGGTGCAACTAACCCATCTGGAGCGTGAGCCGGCCGACCTGACTTGGTCGCCGGACGGCACGCAACTCGCCTTTTCGATGCTCGTGCCGGACACCGACTCGCCGCTTCCGATCAAGCTGCCGGAAGCGCCCAAAGGCGCGCAGTGGGCCAAACCGGCTGTGGTCATTGACCGGATGACTTGGGCGGTGGATGGCCAGGGGCAAATTCCCAAAACCAAGCGCCAAATCTTCACCGTGGATGCCCGACTCGGCGGCACGCCTGGGCAAATCACGGATGGCAAATACAGCTATGACGACCCGGAATGGTCACCGGATGGCAAGCAGGTGTACGTATCATCCATCCGGCGCGATGACTGGGAGTTTGCGCGTGGCGATAGTGAAATTTACGCCATTACGCTGGCAACACGCGAAATTCGTCCACTCACCGACCGCCGTGGCCGCGACGCCCAGCCGAAAGTTTCACCCGACGGCAAGCGCATTGCCTATGTGGGGTATGACTATCAAAAGCTCACGTACCATGTGTCCAACCTCTACCTGATGAATGCTGACGGAAGCCAGGCCAAAGCCTGGGCCGCTAACCTGACCGGTTCGCCGACCGGTGTGACTTGGGCGCGCGATGGGAGCGGCGTGTATTTCACCGTTGAGGAACGCGGCACCGTGCAGCTTTACTTCGCGCCCGTCGGTGGCCAGGCCCGGCGTGTGACGGATGGTACGCACGTTCTGAGTGCTTTTTCCTTGGCGGCCACCGGCCAGGTCGCGGCCATCCGTTCCAGTTTCACGGAACCGGGGACGCTCGTGACCTTCAATGTTGCTAAACCCAATGATTTGCGGCGACTGGTTGATGTCAATGCCGATGTGCTGGATGGGGTGACACTCGGCCAAGCCGAAGAACTCCGCTTCAAGTCGGCAGATGGCCTCGACATTCAAGGGTGGCTCATCAAGCCGGCCGATTTCGACCCGGCCAAAACCTACCCAATGGTGCTGTGGATTCATGGCGGCCCGTGGTCCATGTACTCGGTGGCGTTCAACTGGGCTTTTCAGAACTTTGCGGCGGAAGGCTATGCCGTGCTCTACACCAACCCACGCGGTTCGACCGGTTACGGGCAAGACTTTGTCAATGGCATCCAGTATGCCTACCCAGGCAAGGACTACGACGATCTCATGGCCGGGGTGGATGCGGCGCTGGCCAAGGGCTTCATTGACGAGCGAAATCTGTTTGTGTGCGGCGGATCGGGCGGCGGCGTCCTGACGGCCTGGATTGTCGGGCATACGAATCGGTTTGCCGCAGCAGTTTCCATGCGGCCGGTCGTCAACTGGCATTCCTTTGTCGGCACGACCGATGGACCCGTGACTTGGTATGACCAATTCCGCAAGCACCCGTGGGAAGACCCGCAGGAGTTTGCCGTCCGGTCGCCGCTCAGCTACGTCGCCAACGTCACAACCCCGACGATGTTGCTCACCGGCGAAGCCGATTTGCGAACGCCCATCGGGCAGACGGAAGAATACTATCGGGCGCTGAAGATGCTCGGTAAGCCGACGCTGCTGGTGCGCGTCCCGGACGAATTTCATGGTTTTCGGCGGCCGTCGCACCAGCTTGCCCAGCAGCTTTACCTGCAAGCGTGGTTTGGTAAGCATCGGCGCTAG
- the trmFO gene encoding methylenetetrahydrofolate--tRNA-(uracil(54)-C(5))-methyltransferase (FADH(2)-oxidizing) TrmFO produces MTNDVVTIIGGGLAGCEAAWQCAEQGVAVRLYEMRPVRQTPAHTSDRLAEIVCSNSFKSDEVNTAPHLLKEELRRAGSLLIAVAEATRVPAGAALAIDRERFAAEVTARIAAHPRITVVREEVTTIPREGVTVIATGPLTSDALAAEIQALAGAEQLYFYDAIAPVVDADTINYDIVFRAARYDKGGADYLNCPLDKAQYEAFVEALLTAECVLPKDFESDKANYFEACLPIEVAARRGRDTLRFGPMKPVGLRDPRTGKEPYAAVQLRQENLMADSYSLVGFQNSIKWGAQKKLLQMIPGLEQAEFLKFGQVHRNTYVNGPKLLTPTLQVKHEPRLFFAGQISGVEGYVESLATGLAVGRWTAALIQGRPLLPIPRASAIGSLINYVAHCENNDYQPVNITFALLPPLAETEARMFRHKPERRARQVAVALAEFDQWLTAMGGGIACHAASEAA; encoded by the coding sequence ATGACCAACGACGTGGTGACGATTATTGGTGGCGGGTTGGCTGGCTGTGAGGCCGCTTGGCAGTGTGCCGAGCAAGGGGTTGCGGTACGGCTCTACGAAATGCGGCCGGTCCGGCAGACGCCGGCCCATACTTCTGATCGCCTGGCGGAAATCGTCTGTAGCAACTCGTTCAAGTCGGATGAGGTCAACACCGCGCCGCACTTGCTGAAGGAAGAGCTGCGCCGGGCCGGATCGCTCCTGATAGCCGTCGCGGAAGCAACCCGCGTGCCTGCCGGGGCAGCGTTGGCCATTGACCGGGAGCGGTTTGCGGCCGAAGTGACGGCGCGAATCGCGGCCCATCCGCGCATTACAGTGGTTCGAGAGGAGGTTACGACCATCCCCAGGGAAGGCGTGACCGTTATCGCAACTGGACCGTTGACCTCAGACGCACTAGCGGCTGAAATTCAGGCACTGGCCGGCGCCGAGCAGCTTTACTTCTACGATGCCATTGCGCCGGTGGTGGACGCCGACACCATCAACTACGACATCGTCTTTCGAGCGGCGCGCTATGACAAGGGTGGGGCTGATTATCTGAACTGTCCCCTGGACAAGGCGCAGTACGAAGCGTTTGTGGAGGCGCTGTTGACCGCCGAATGCGTGCTGCCGAAAGACTTTGAATCTGATAAAGCGAATTACTTTGAGGCTTGTCTCCCCATCGAGGTGGCGGCGCGGCGGGGGCGCGATACGCTGCGCTTCGGCCCGATGAAACCGGTCGGCCTCCGCGACCCGCGCACCGGAAAAGAACCCTACGCGGCGGTGCAGCTCCGCCAGGAAAACCTGATGGCGGATAGCTACAGCCTGGTCGGGTTTCAAAACTCCATTAAGTGGGGCGCGCAAAAAAAACTGCTGCAAATGATTCCGGGTTTGGAGCAAGCTGAGTTCTTGAAGTTTGGCCAGGTTCACCGAAACACCTATGTCAACGGGCCAAAACTGCTAACCCCGACCTTGCAGGTCAAGCATGAACCACGCCTCTTTTTTGCCGGACAGATTTCTGGTGTCGAGGGGTATGTTGAGTCGCTGGCGACGGGGTTGGCTGTCGGACGGTGGACGGCCGCGCTCATCCAGGGACGGCCATTGCTTCCGATACCACGCGCGTCCGCCATCGGAAGCCTCATCAACTATGTCGCCCACTGTGAAAACAACGATTACCAGCCGGTCAACATCACGTTTGCGTTGTTACCGCCACTAGCAGAAACCGAGGCGCGTATGTTCCGACACAAGCCAGAGCGGCGGGCGCGGCAAGTGGCGGTCGCCCTGGCGGAATTTGACCAATGGCTCACAGCTATGGGGGGAGGGATTGCGTGTCACGCGGCAAGCGAGGCGGCTTGA